taaagttgtaATTTAGCAAACTACAGACAAGCCAGAAATAAAAGTctggattaaaaatatttttttctaggggtgcctgggtggctcagttgggtaagcctccgacttcagctcaggtcatgatctcacagtttgtgagttcgagccctgcatcaggctctgtgctgatagctcagagcctggagcctgcttcagattctgtgtctccttctctttctgcccctcccctgctcatgctctgtctctctctgtctcaaaaataaataaaaacattaaaaaaattttttctatacAAAAGGGTTAGAGATGCACTAatccaaagaaggaaaagactgaATCTCCAGCACAGGTTGTTTTGAGAAGTTGCTGGATATACTGCCTTTGTAAGGTGACACCCTGTTAACCATTGGTGTAGAGACAAAGGGCATATAGTACCTATTGCTggatttttccttcttcaaagtTTCTCCTCCTGCCAGAgccctttccttttgctttctcttcctaaCTTCCCATTCCCTGCACACCTGCATGGCAGTACAGCTACAGCCTCACCCCCATCCATTGGTACAGCTCTTATCATGACCACCAACAACTTTCTAGTTGCTAAATCTATTGAGTCCTTTCATACTTGTCCTTTATGCCAAACTGTTTATTGCTCCTTCCTTTTCAAAACTCTCCTCTTTaggtcaataataataattattgtcattattattataagtttGCATTAATAGAGTGCTTACAATATATAAAGTGGTATGTTAAACACTTTACATGTGTTCTGTCCTTGAATACTCATAACCCCATgggataaatattattattatacctaggttacagatgaagaaattgaggcccaaAAGGTTAGCTAACTTGTCCAAAgtgacacagctagtaagcagcacTTTTCTGAACCCAGGTTTCCCTAATGCCAGAgcccatgtttgtaagccttatCCTACATTGCCTCATAAATTTTTCAGGACAATGACTATATAGAAACAATAAAGCCACTAAAGTTAGATCTAGATCACAATTCGTTTTTCCAAATTTGAGCTAGAGCAATgttggaaaataaagattttttttaaaggtgagagTAAAATAGATCATAAAAGTACCACCAAATAAATTTAGtcttttagaaacaaattaaggtaaaatgaaaaagcatttgatcATCTCCAAGATTTTTCCCCATATCTTGCTTAACATGTGAGTATTTGGTTTTCAGCCTATGGAAGACAGACTCTGGAAGGCCCCCATGACCGCTACTTCCTGGTGTTCACACGCTTGAATAATCCTCTCTCAGTAAGTGTGAGCAGGACCTGTGACCAGCTTCTAagcaacagaatatggcaaagatgatgggatgtcacttctgtGTACACtaggttacatttttaaagaccACCTTGCTAGCACACTCATTCTAGAGACTCTGCCTGCTGCCCTGGTGAAATAAATGGCCACGTTGGGAAGTCAACGTGAGAAGGGAGTAAAGGTAGCTGCTAAGAACCATGTACACCCTCCAGGCAATAGCCAACAAGACGCTGGAGCCCTTCGTCCTACAACCACAAGGGAATGGATTCTGCCAAAAATCCAGttgagcttggaagcagatacTTTCCTAAATGAGCCTCCAGATGAGAAGGCAGCCCAAATGACACCTTCCTagggagaccctgagcagaggacccaggtAAGTCAAGCTCTGATGCACAGGAGCCATGACATAATAAGTGTGTAtagttttaagctgctaaatttgtggtcaTTTTATACGAATACACAGCCTCACTCATGGCCTTTCCCAAATTTCAACAAAAATTCTTATGAAATCACACAAAAAGGACTGTAAAAAAATCATAACAAGACTGGATACTGTGTCTGAGAGTCAGTCTATTCTCAGAATCTTGAAGGGACTGTGCCACGAAAAGAACCTGTGTCAATTATTCTATGTACTAAACAAAGGGCAATTGGTATCTATTCCTGCATAATAAATTGCCCCAAAATTTTAGTAGTTTAAAACACCTGTTAGTATttattctcaaaaagttaaaggtagcattaccaaatgatccagcaattctactcctaggcatATACCTGAGAGAATTGAAAATatgtgttcacacaaaaacttgcatacCAATGTCCATAGCCGCGTTATTCTTAGTAGCCACGAGGTGGGAACAACTCAAGTGATTAAATGGATCATCTgatgatgaatgcataaacaaaatacagtatgtccatacaatggaatattattcagccataaaaaggaatgaagtgctgatacatgctacaatatgataaagcttgaaaatattatgctagataaaagaagccagacacaaaatgtcACATATTATGTGATCTATttgatatgaaatatccagaaaaggcaaattcaggaaaacagaaaataaatcactgGTTGTCagaggatgggaagagagaagaattaGGAAGTACaggatttattttgagggtgatGGAAGTATTCTGGAATTAAGCAGTGGTAATGGCTGTGCAACAtcatgaatatactaaaaccactgaactgtatactttaaaatggtgcaaatggaaaattatatgaaatatgaattttatctcaatttaaaattttacataaaaaataaataagataaacatttattatttctcaatttCTGTGGATCAAGAATTTGGGAGTGAATTTCCTGGGAGAGTCTAATCTGGGGTCTTTCATAAATAGTTAAGATGTCAGCGGAAGCTACAGTCATCTTAAGAAGTCTAGACTAAACTGGACTAGAGCTGGAGAAATTGCttcaaaaataattcattcacATGGCTATCAAATTGGTGCAAGTTGCTGGTGGGAGGCCTTGGTTCCTCTCAATGTAGGTTTCTTCACAGGGCTGAATGAGTGTATTTACAACGAGGCAGCTGGCTTTCCCCAAAACAAGTGATCACAAAGATAGCAAGGCAGAAGATgacatatcttttatttcctagCCTTAGAACCCATGAAAGTATTTTCACAGAAAGCAAGAGATTTTGTTTAGCTTCTAACCACTTTTCTTTCCCTATTAAGAAAGTTAAGGAGTTTACCAACTAGAATACTGAGAATACAAATCTTCCAggaatgatagatagatagatagatagatagatagataattgatagatagatagatagataattgatagatagatagatagatagatatcagaATGTTGTTCTATCctatttattctactttttctaCATTATCAGCAGCTATAACTCCCACTAACCATGTCAGCATGAAGTGGGGAATAAAGGGAGGGGATTAGGACAGCAAAATGAGATAATGCCATCAGGTAAAGAACAGTAGGTGGAGCTGGAGAAAGATAAACCCTGGGGAAAAGGTATACAGGAAATTATAGATTTTCACAATACCATCTGTTTCGTTACTAGAGAGCCTGGCAGTGGGAGTAGCAGGCTATAGTATCTCAGTCCAGCCAAGCCAGACTAAATGAACGAGTGCTAGATTTTGCTATCTGAAAATAGAACACAACCAGAttcaaaaggacaaagaatgAGGTCAAAGACTATCCATTTACTGTATTTGTTGGTAGAAATATCTCTTACTCAATTGTAAGTTAGTAGGGGAAAAAgcataaagcttatttttaaaatgctgtagaACAAGGAAGAAGGAATTGTATACTCAGTATAAGAAGAAACCTCAGAACATAATCTAATtagatccagaaaaagaaaactctagaaaTCTGTTTGCCATTTTTAGCAGggtataaaaaaataagactgtttatcattaaaaaaattatcataaaaaaCTCTCATAGAAAAAATATAGGAACAATCTAAGATGGAAGATAACAGGATGATATGAAAATGGAGATGAATGAGATGAGAAAAGTTACGAACTTCAGTATATAATCATATTTAAGTCTATATTTGGAGATAACATTTACACTATGAAAAGCATGAggggaaaggaatgaagaaaatacaatttttttttaaaaaagatatttatggaagacaaagaaagagactTGGACAGAAGAATTATTCACGTTCcttccaaagaagaaaacttgAGACAGAAGCAGTAATCAAAGAcatattttaggaatatttttctgAGTTGAAAAACACTGGAGTATGAAAGTTAGGAAGGAAAGGGTTGACTCCTTCTCTACCCAGGGTAATAAATGACCTCAATCAGACGTCACTGTAAACATGTCAAGGGTACTTTTTCTTGAGTATTCTCTatctacagaatattttcatcaggATATGCATAGTCTATCTAGTTGCTTATTTTGAATAGAGCTGGAATGTCCAGATTTAAGAAGCATAGCTGGAGAATAAGGGGGTAGTCACATGGGCATTTTCCTATCCACGTGTAGTTGATGGAATAATAAATCAAATGGTCCTTCAAAGCCAGAATGGCTCCCTTTGTGAATAAGATTTCCATATACATTGTTCAAAATTAATTGGTTCTACACACATTGTTCAAATTCCATTTAGCTAATCCAAAACCAAAACTCAAGCCcaatgtgtaaaaataaaaaggacattttGGCAAACTTTTTCAAGCTTCTGATGATTTCAGGCTCCTTCAGGAAAGGAGTGCTTCATTTATACCTAGTGTTTGCCTCTATCCTTTGAATTATTAGGAGAATTTGAGGAGGAGTACGATCTATGATTGCCGTGTGTCTGCTTTGACTTCTGTGTTAGTACAAAGATTGGAAGGGTGAACATGCTCCAGGCAAGACTAATAACAGCAATAACTATCACTTACCATGGAGCTAGGTACTGTGCTATGCATTTTACATCCATTCTTTCattgaatcttaaaaacaaacctaAGCAGTAAAGTACTATTGTTATTCCACTTTatgttaaggaaactgaggcttagagagtaATTTGAGGTCAtttaagtgtgtatttatttatgagagagagggggtggggagcagaggtagggcagagagagagagagagggaaacagagggtctgaagtgggtcctgtgctgtcagcacaaagcctgactccgggcttgaactcatgaaccatgagatcatgacctgaaccaaagtcagacgcttaactgactgagccacccaggtgtgcctctGAGGCCATTGAAGGTCTcaattcaaggggtgcctgaatggttcaatcggttaagcggccaacgttgactcaggtcatgatctcatggtttgtgagttcaagccccacatgaggctctcggaacggagcccacttcagatcctctctctctgctcctcccctgcttgctctctctctcaaaagtaaataaaaacatttaaaaaacatttttttaaaaaagttctcaaTTCAAGTAGTAGAGTTGAGGTTCAATCTATGCTACTCGATTGCCAGGCTTGAATCCTCAACTACTgtgcctcctgcctccttttgggagaaaaaaaaaaaaaaggaggaggaggaggaggagaaggaggaggagaaggagaaggagaaggagaagaactCTTCCCTTTTTGCGGCCATCGCTGGAGCTGCCGCGGCCAATATGAAGGCCAGTCCGTTTTGGCCTCTGACCGGAGCACGAGCCGTAAAAGGCATTTCAGTGCACCTTCCCACATTCGCAGGAAGATTATGTCTTCCCCTCTTTTCAAGGAGCTGCAACAGAAGTACAACGTTCGATCCATGCCCATCCGGAAGGACGATGAAGTACAGGTTGTGCGAGGACACTACAAAGGTCAGCAAATTGGCAAAGTAGTCCAGGTTTACAGGAGGAAATACGTCATCTGCATGGAAGAAGTACAGGGAGAGAAGGCAAATGGCACAACTGTCCACGTGGGCATCCGCCCCAGCAAGGTGGTCATCACTAGACTAAAACTGGACAAAGACTGCAAAAAGATCCTTGAGCGCAAAGCTAAATCTCGccaaataggaaaggaaaagggcaaatataaggaagaaacaattaaaaaggtGCAGGAATAAAGTAATCTTACATACgacattaaataaaaactgttaaaatgatgaggaaaaaaagaaaagatgcacgTGTAGACatacgctgaaaaaaaaaaaaggtgtagaaTTGTAtagattaaaaaccaaaaccttaCAGGCACACCTACAAACAAGTTGAGCACAAAGGAACCAGCTGGCCTCAGGCTTTTCTTTGGCAGCACAAGTGCCAGAACGCACTGGAGTAGCATCTTCAGAACTTTAGGAGAGAAATGCTCCAATCCAGGTTTTAAATATTCACTCAAATAGATGTGAAGGCAATCAAAAGGCAATCTCATGTTTGTGAGAAACTAAAAGTCTCTCTACTCACTTATCCTCTTAAAaatcaagcaagcaagcaagcaaagaaCAACTTTGAAGATTAAGAGACAAATCAAAATTAACGGGAAAAATAGGAAGATGTAAAAGAATTGGCAACAAGTAtcgaaaacattttgaaataaatctaAAGAATTATAAACTCCGTTACTAATGGAATATAGTTGTCAAACTAATCCTGACAGAAAGAAAGGTTATATagtgtaaaaacattttaattaaactcCAGATGATATAACGAAAGACTAGAAATGGAGTTGTGAAAAGGAActgttatttcttcattcatatatagaagaaaatgcaaagataccatttcatttcttattttgataattagaaaaaatatagttaataatatttttaaaaaagctaaagaaCTACTAGTGATCTTCAAAAGTAGaagataataaaaggaaataaaactgtataAGATATAGGAAGATATTATCTTTATACggataacaaaattataaaacatataagAAGACCACAAGTACATGTTAATTTCTCCatggctcagtttccccatctataaataGGACTAATAATACCTACGTGATTTGTTGTTGTGAAAATCAAAATGGTTAATGTACACAAAGTGTTTAGAATAATGTCTGGCACATTGGAAGTGGTATATAATATTAGCTGTATTATAGTATTacagtgcatttttaaaatgtctataataatacaatgttatttttaaagtcctttaTAATAAGCAGACATTACTTttcaaattgaaagaaaaaaatgttacttaaaaaaaagttagacaaCAGTTTTAGGGcaaatttttctttccatcttcccttTTACTATACAAAAataatcaactttaaaaattattatactatgtatatatgtaaatgtagtGGCATAAAATTTGAGTTTGAATTTTAAGATCCTTGACATTGTAATTGCAAACCCTCTATTTACTTCTCCAAAACTCTACATTGCCCTTGGTTagattccattttttcttctccaaattgTACCCCAGGGATTTTAGGCACCAAATGTGATCTCATAAACTGctagaattataaaatatgcattagCAATTCCAACACTTTGGCATTATGTTAGGTTCCTTCACCCTGCCCCAAATTTGCTATGTCCTAACATCAACATTACCTCGAAGAGGGTCTGAAAAGTATAGCCCAGGTAATTATAAATGCTTGAAGAATCAGTTCTATAGCAATATTCATGACAGTAGACACTAGTGTATTTTCCATACCTTTCTTTTTCAGGTTAGATCCATAGAAATAAAGT
Above is a window of Panthera tigris isolate Pti1 chromosome D4, P.tigris_Pti1_mat1.1, whole genome shotgun sequence DNA encoding:
- the LOC102959827 gene encoding 60S ribosomal protein L26-like encodes the protein MLQARLITAITITYHGASCRGQYEGQSVLASDRSTSRKRHFSAPSHIRRKIMSSPLFKELQQKYNVRSMPIRKDDEVQVVRGHYKGQQIGKVVQVYRRKYVICMEEVQGEKANGTTVHVGIRPSKVVITRLKLDKDCKKILERKAKSRQIGKEKGKYKEETIKKVQE